One genomic region from Apodemus sylvaticus chromosome 1, mApoSyl1.1, whole genome shotgun sequence encodes:
- the Znf180 gene encoding zinc finger protein 180 isoform X1: MAQQDDESPESLQACVENFVLPQEMIIEVDGEDAGSLDFMPQESTDFKIVTVDLTEEGQSTWSNAQRTPERTGEGHRDLWDLPAVHETEETTSKQTVFDEGPSHGLKLEGLTRDDPWLSSCEEVRDCKEQLKKQQNNQEEVAFTQGRAGSPDTLYRGHDLDGSCLGTNQPSFPMIPLRNHFHKQASHVKKLHGDVVANSHQKISDSEDLLEDNKSGKVPQSVHPSQFIKTPQGDKAYEFNGHVQPFSLGAPLNLNEKVHSESKTFGFKGRGQVLNHNIVLNEQQKLLVKEGQYKCSKTAPSPSLPQNMRNYSEEKRFECKYCGKSFSWSSHLIAHQRTHTGEKPYKCNLCGKFFTRSSHVVSHQRIHTGEKPYRCNLCGKSFTQRYVLVVHQRTHTGERPYECTQCGKSFRQSYKLIAHQRTHTGEKPYECTQCGKSFIQSYKLIAHQKIHSGEKPYECSHCGKSFSQSYKLVAHQRTHTGEKPFECNYCGKSFSWSSQLVSHQRTHTGEKPYECNECGKSFNRSSHLVMHQRTHTGEKPYQCKQCGKSFSQSYVLVVHQRTHTGEKPYECGQCGKTFRQSSCFTQHQRTHTGEKPYECNQCGKTFSLSARLIVHQRTHTGEKPYKCGQCGKAFISSSKRSRHQATHSEESCKS; encoded by the exons ATGGCGCAGCAAGACGATGAGTCTCCGGAGTCCCTGCAAGCCTGTGTGGAG AACTTTGTTCTACCCCAAGAGATGATCATCGAAGTGGACGGAGAAGATGCTGGGTCACTGGACTTCATGCCTCAG GAAAGCACAGACTTCAAGATTGTGACTGTGGACCTTACAGAGGAGGGACAGAGTACGTGGAGCAATGCCCAGAGAACCCCAGAGAGGACGGGGGAAGGCCACAGGGACCTGTGGG ACTTGCCAGCTGTGcatgaaacagaagaaacaacctCAAAGCAGACAGTCTTCGATGAAGGACCATCCCATGGGTTGAAGCTGGAGGGGTTGACAAGAGATGATCCTTGGCTGTCGTCATGTGAAGAAGTCCGTGACTGTAAGGAGCAGTTGAAGAAACAACAGAACAATCAAGAGGAGGTGGCCTTTACCCAGGGTAGAGCTGGTTCTCCTGATACTCTCTACAGGGGTCATGACCTTGACGGGAGTTGCTTGGGTACCAACCAGCCTTCATTCCCCATGATACCCCTCAGAAACCATTTTCATAAGCAGGCGTCACATGTTAAAAAGTTACATGGTGATGTTGTTGCAAACAGTCACCAAAAGATCAGCGATAGCGAGGATCTCCTTGAAGATAACAAATCTGGGAAAGTTCCTCAGAGCGTTCATCCCTCTCAGTTTATAAAAACCCCACAAGGAGATAAAGCCTATGAATTTAACGGTCATGTTCAACCTTTCAGCCTAGGTGCGCCCCTAAATCTAAACGAAAAAGTTCATTCAGAAAGTAAAACCTTTGGCTTTAAAGGGCGTGGGCAAGTTTTAAACCATAACATAGTCCTCAATGAGCAACAGAAGCTTCTTGTAAAAGAGGGCCAGTATAAATGTAGTAAAACCGCCCCAAGTCCGTCTCTTCCTCAGAACATGAGAAACTACTCCGAGGAGAAACGCTTTGAATGTAAGTACTGTGGCAAGTCCTTCAGCTGGAGCTCGCATCTCATTGCACACCAAAGAACCCATACGGGGGAAAAGCCGTACAAATGCAACCTGTGTGGGAAGTTCTTCACCCGGAGCTCACACGTCGTTTCGCATCAGAggattcatactggagagaaaccatacagGTGCAATCTGTGTGGGAAGTCCTTTACCCAGAGATACGTTCTTGTGGTGCATCAAAGAACTCACACTGGCGAGCGGCCTTATGAGTGCACCCAGTGTGGGAAGTCGTTCCGCCAGAGTTACAAGCTCATTGCACATCAAAGAACCCACACGGGAGAGAAGCCATACGAGTGCACCCAGTGCGGGAAGTCGTTCATCCAGAGTTACAAGCTGATCGCACATCAGAAAATTCATTCTGGAGAAAAACCTTACGAATGCAGTCACTGCGGCAAGTCCTTCAGTCAAAGCTATAAGCTCGTTGCACATCAGAGGActcacacaggagagaaaccctttgAGTGTAATTACTGTGGGAAATCATTCAGCTGGAGCTCCCAGCTGGTGTCTCATCAAAGAAcccatacaggagagaaaccttacgagTGTAACGAATGTGGGAAATCATTCAATCGCAGCTCACACCTTGTCATGCATCAGAGaactcatactggagagaagccgtACCAGTGCAAGCAGTGCGGGAAATCCTTCAGTCAGAGCTATGTGCTTGTCGTTCATCAGAGGACACACACTGGGGAAAAGCCCTACGAGTGTGGCCAGTGTGGGAAGACATTCAGGCAGAGCTCCTGCTTTACGCAGCATCAGAGgactcacactggagagaagccctacgAGTGCAATCAGTGTGGGAAGACATTCAGCCTAAGTGCCCGGCTTATCGTCCACCAGCGAACTCACACTGGGGAAAAGCCCTACAAGTGCGGCCAGTGTGGGAAGGCCTTTATTAGCAGTTCTAAGCGCAGTAGGCACCAGGCTACTCACAGCGAGGAGTCCTGTAAGTCCTGA
- the Znf180 gene encoding zinc finger protein 180 isoform X2, with the protein MCVKASSVARLCGWAQSTRSDLADADSRWRPDPHHSSHVGCASGSGQEALGTTPHLEKTMAQQDDESPESLQACVENFVLPQEMIIEVDGEDAGSLDFMPQESTDFKIVTVDLTEEGQSTWSNAQRTPERTGEGHRDLWDLPAVHETEETTSKQTVFDEGPSHGLKLEGLTRDDPWLSSCEEVRDCKEQLKKQQNNQEEVAFTQGRAGSPDTLYRGHDLDGSCLGTNQPSFPMIPLRNHFHKQASHVKKLHGDVVANSHQKISDSEDLLEDNKSGKVPQSVHPSQFIKTPQGDKAYEFNGHVQPFSLGAPLNLNEKVHSESKTFGFKGRGQVLNHNIVLNEQQKLLVKEGQYKCSKTAPSPSLPQNMRNYSEEKRFECKYCGKSFSWSSHLIAHQRTHTGEKPYKCNLCGKFFTRSSHVVSHQRIHTGEKPYRCNLCGKSFTQRYVLVVHQRTHTGERPYECTQCGKSFRQSYKLIAHQRTHTGEKPYECTQCGKSFIQSYKLIAHQKIHSGEKPYECSHCGKSFSQSYKLVAHQRTHTGEKPFECNYCGKSFSWSSQLVSHQRTHTGEKPYECNECGKSFNRSSHLVMHQRTHTGEKPYQCKQCGKSFSQSYVLVVHQRTHTGEKPYECGQCGKTFRQSSCFTQHQRTHTGEKPYECNQCGKTFSLSARLIVHQRTHTGEKPYKCGQCGKAFISSSKRSRHQATHSEESCKS; encoded by the exons CTGGGCACCACGCCACACCTGGAGAAGACCATGGCGCAGCAAGACGATGAGTCTCCGGAGTCCCTGCAAGCCTGTGTGGAG AACTTTGTTCTACCCCAAGAGATGATCATCGAAGTGGACGGAGAAGATGCTGGGTCACTGGACTTCATGCCTCAG GAAAGCACAGACTTCAAGATTGTGACTGTGGACCTTACAGAGGAGGGACAGAGTACGTGGAGCAATGCCCAGAGAACCCCAGAGAGGACGGGGGAAGGCCACAGGGACCTGTGGG ACTTGCCAGCTGTGcatgaaacagaagaaacaacctCAAAGCAGACAGTCTTCGATGAAGGACCATCCCATGGGTTGAAGCTGGAGGGGTTGACAAGAGATGATCCTTGGCTGTCGTCATGTGAAGAAGTCCGTGACTGTAAGGAGCAGTTGAAGAAACAACAGAACAATCAAGAGGAGGTGGCCTTTACCCAGGGTAGAGCTGGTTCTCCTGATACTCTCTACAGGGGTCATGACCTTGACGGGAGTTGCTTGGGTACCAACCAGCCTTCATTCCCCATGATACCCCTCAGAAACCATTTTCATAAGCAGGCGTCACATGTTAAAAAGTTACATGGTGATGTTGTTGCAAACAGTCACCAAAAGATCAGCGATAGCGAGGATCTCCTTGAAGATAACAAATCTGGGAAAGTTCCTCAGAGCGTTCATCCCTCTCAGTTTATAAAAACCCCACAAGGAGATAAAGCCTATGAATTTAACGGTCATGTTCAACCTTTCAGCCTAGGTGCGCCCCTAAATCTAAACGAAAAAGTTCATTCAGAAAGTAAAACCTTTGGCTTTAAAGGGCGTGGGCAAGTTTTAAACCATAACATAGTCCTCAATGAGCAACAGAAGCTTCTTGTAAAAGAGGGCCAGTATAAATGTAGTAAAACCGCCCCAAGTCCGTCTCTTCCTCAGAACATGAGAAACTACTCCGAGGAGAAACGCTTTGAATGTAAGTACTGTGGCAAGTCCTTCAGCTGGAGCTCGCATCTCATTGCACACCAAAGAACCCATACGGGGGAAAAGCCGTACAAATGCAACCTGTGTGGGAAGTTCTTCACCCGGAGCTCACACGTCGTTTCGCATCAGAggattcatactggagagaaaccatacagGTGCAATCTGTGTGGGAAGTCCTTTACCCAGAGATACGTTCTTGTGGTGCATCAAAGAACTCACACTGGCGAGCGGCCTTATGAGTGCACCCAGTGTGGGAAGTCGTTCCGCCAGAGTTACAAGCTCATTGCACATCAAAGAACCCACACGGGAGAGAAGCCATACGAGTGCACCCAGTGCGGGAAGTCGTTCATCCAGAGTTACAAGCTGATCGCACATCAGAAAATTCATTCTGGAGAAAAACCTTACGAATGCAGTCACTGCGGCAAGTCCTTCAGTCAAAGCTATAAGCTCGTTGCACATCAGAGGActcacacaggagagaaaccctttgAGTGTAATTACTGTGGGAAATCATTCAGCTGGAGCTCCCAGCTGGTGTCTCATCAAAGAAcccatacaggagagaaaccttacgagTGTAACGAATGTGGGAAATCATTCAATCGCAGCTCACACCTTGTCATGCATCAGAGaactcatactggagagaagccgtACCAGTGCAAGCAGTGCGGGAAATCCTTCAGTCAGAGCTATGTGCTTGTCGTTCATCAGAGGACACACACTGGGGAAAAGCCCTACGAGTGTGGCCAGTGTGGGAAGACATTCAGGCAGAGCTCCTGCTTTACGCAGCATCAGAGgactcacactggagagaagccctacgAGTGCAATCAGTGTGGGAAGACATTCAGCCTAAGTGCCCGGCTTATCGTCCACCAGCGAACTCACACTGGGGAAAAGCCCTACAAGTGCGGCCAGTGTGGGAAGGCCTTTATTAGCAGTTCTAAGCGCAGTAGGCACCAGGCTACTCACAGCGAGGAGTCCTGTAAGTCCTGA